GTCGATCCGCTCGGGGGCCTCGAACTCGGTGGTCAGCTCGAGCAGCTGGACAAGCATCCGTCCCGTCGCCCCCCAGACGGTGTAGCCGTCGACGTGGAAGTAGTGGATGACGATGTCGCCATAGTAGGGGTGCTCGCGGCGCTCGCACTCGTAGTTTTCGGGGTCGAGAAACCCCGACAGCGGGAGGACGACGATTTCGGCGACCTCGACCCCGTCGCGCTCGTACTCCCGGTCGGGGACCCGGGTGACGAAGGGGGTGACGGCGTACTCCGAGATCGTCCGGATGTCGTCGAGCTGGCCGACGACCTCGGTCTCGTCGGGCTCGAGCCCGATCTCCTCGTTGGCCTCCCGGAGCGCCGTCGCGAGGATCGACTCGTCTTCGGGTTCGGCACCGCCACCGGGGAAGCTCATCTGTCCAGGGTGGTTGCCCAGGTCGTCCGATCGGCGGGTAAACAGCAGGTAGTCCTCGTCGGCGCGCTCGATGACGGGAGCGACGACGGCCGCGTCGTGTTCCTGGTCGTCGATCCCGACGGGCGGGTGATCCGCGATCGGCGCGAGGTTCAGTCTCGGTCCCATCTGATCACTCGAGGACGTCCTCCAGGCGCGCGCGTTCGTCGGCGAGCTCGACGGGCGCCCAGGTTTCGACGTCGTAGCTCGCGTCGAGCAGCGTCTCGATACGGTCGTGGTCGCTGTCGGCGATCGCCTCCTCGGCCGTCGCGACGAACGACTCGCGGACCGTCTCCCCGAGGGCCTCGCGGTCGAACCGCCTGGGTTCGATATCGAGGATGTGGGGGACGTCCTCGGCGCCGTCGGGGACGGTCGGAAACGCGGTCGGGCCGGCGACCAGCAGCTCCTCGCCGGGCTCGACCCCGTCGGGAGCCGATCCTGCAGGAGGCTCGTAGGCGACGAGAGAGAACGACTCGAGGGCTCGATCGATCCGCGCCTCGAGGACGTCGGGATCGACCTCGCTGCCGCCGTCGCGAAACGCCGCCTCGGCGAGGGCCCGGTCCAGCTCGGCCCGGGTGAGCCCGCCGAAGAGGTCGACGACGCCAGCGAGTTCGTCGGCGGTCGCGTTCATACGCCGTCCAACGGACGGTACGCTGATAAAGGTTGAGAGGTCAGTCGCCGCCCGCGGAGCCGATACGGGGTTCGAGCCACGGTCGAGCCCGTTCGCGGACGAACTCGGGATCGATCGGAGCGTCGCGCCACCGGGGGAGTCGGCGGTCGGGGCCGGGCGGAGCGATCGCCTCGGCGTAGCGATCGAGCTGGTCGCGCTCGCCCTCGGGGTCGTACGCGAGCCCGTTGAACGCCGCGTCGGCCCGGTACTGGGAGATCAGCGCCCGACCCGTCTCCCGGTAGCGCGCTGGCAGGGTCTCGTAATCGGGATCGACCCCACCCGCCTCGAGGACGCGAAGCAGCTCCGCGCCGACCGTGTGGCTCATCCCTTCGAGTCCCGCCTCGCCGGCGACGGCACGGTGGTCGTGCTCGTGGACGCCGAGGTCGACCTGGGCGGTTCCCTCGAAGCCGGCGTGCTCGAAGGCGTCGCCGAGGGTCCCGACCTCGAGACCCCAGGTACGGGGCGGGCGAAGCTCGCGGGCCAGCTCGGCGGTCATCGCGAACTCGCCGGCCAGCGCGTACCGGAAGGCGCCGCAGTACTCGAGGATCGGCTCGTCGTGGCGCGCCGCGAGCGTCCGGACCAGCGGCTCGTAGAACAGCCGGAACAGGCGGCCGTAGAGCCGACCCCGCTCGACGCGCGCGTAGTACCCCTTCGAGAAGGCGAAGTCCATCGTCAGGGGCGCGAGCAGGCGACGGACGTGGTCGGCCCCGTAGCTTCGGGCGTCAGCGTCGTGGACGACGACGTAGTCGCCGGCCTCGGCAGCGGGGCCGAGCGCGAGCCAGACGTCCCGCCCTTTCCCCGTCTCGCCCTCGAGGCCGACGGCCGCGAGCCCGTCCTCGAACGTCGGCGCGTTACACCACAGCACCTCGATCGGCAGGGCAAACGACTCGAGCCACTCGCGAAAGGGACCGATCCGTTCGGACGAGGCCCGGACCGGGACGACGACCGCTGCGGGATCGAGCGCTTCGAGCTCGCCGAGGACGCGGGCCGCGGCGGGGCTCTCGTGTTCCCGGTCGGTCATCGGGACGACGACGGCCGTCTCGGCGACGGGGTCGTCCCCGAGGCCGTCGGGAAGTCCCGCGTCACCGAGATCGTGGAGCGTCGTGATCCGCTCCTGGACGTACTCCATCGATCAACTGTTGGAGCGAACCGATAAAACGGCCACGACTCCGGCGAGCCGGGCGCGGGCTCCCGTCGGGCCCACGGGCCGGCGCGAGCACCGCGTACCCTTTTGTCGGCCTCGGTCCCAGTGTGGCCCGTGACCGACGCGCTCGTCGACCGACTCGAGGACGACCCCGACGGAGCGCCGCGGATCGT
This genomic window from Natronococcus occultus SP4 contains:
- a CDS encoding NUDIX hydrolase, which translates into the protein MGPRLNLAPIADHPPVGIDDQEHDAAVVAPVIERADEDYLLFTRRSDDLGNHPGQMSFPGGGAEPEDESILATALREANEEIGLEPDETEVVGQLDDIRTISEYAVTPFVTRVPDREYERDGVEVAEIVVLPLSGFLDPENYECERREHPYYGDIVIHYFHVDGYTVWGATGRMLVQLLELTTEFEAPERIDRSTP
- a CDS encoding DUF7109 family protein; its protein translation is MNATADELAGVVDLFGGLTRAELDRALAEAAFRDGGSEVDPDVLEARIDRALESFSLVAYEPPAGSAPDGVEPGEELLVAGPTAFPTVPDGAEDVPHILDIEPRRFDREALGETVRESFVATAEEAIADSDHDRIETLLDASYDVETWAPVELADERARLEDVLE
- a CDS encoding glycosyltransferase family protein; the protein is MEYVQERITTLHDLGDAGLPDGLGDDPVAETAVVVPMTDREHESPAAARVLGELEALDPAAVVVPVRASSERIGPFREWLESFALPIEVLWCNAPTFEDGLAAVGLEGETGKGRDVWLALGPAAEAGDYVVVHDADARSYGADHVRRLLAPLTMDFAFSKGYYARVERGRLYGRLFRLFYEPLVRTLAARHDEPILEYCGAFRYALAGEFAMTAELARELRPPRTWGLEVGTLGDAFEHAGFEGTAQVDLGVHEHDHRAVAGEAGLEGMSHTVGAELLRVLEAGGVDPDYETLPARYRETGRALISQYRADAAFNGLAYDPEGERDQLDRYAEAIAPPGPDRRLPRWRDAPIDPEFVRERARPWLEPRIGSAGGD